CGTTCGACCGCGAACGCTTCTCTGCGCAGCGCCGCGTCCTGCCTACCGGCCCTCCGCAGCAGTCCGCCGAAGCCGAGACCACGATCACTCAACCGGTTCAACACCGTCTCGCGCCTCGCCAACAGCGCGAAATGGAAGACGTCATGGCCCACGTCGCGCAGGCGGCCGACGGTCTCGGTGAAGTAGCGCGGTTCGATGACGGTCATCGGCACGATCACCGGCCCGTCGTACTGCCGCAACGTGCTGTCGAGTACCTCGAACACTCCTTGCCGCCACGCCGGCAGATCCTGGAAGTCACGTCGCAACTGTCGCGGCATCGTGCGGTGCAGCCCATATCCGACGAACTCGGGATCGCAGACGACGCTGCCGCTCAGTCGGCGGTGCAATTCGAACGCGGTCTGGGTCTTGCCGACACCGAACGGGCCGTTGATCCACAGCAGCACGCGCCCAAGGTTAATGCGCGAACGGCTGCACCTCGTCGAACTGCCCGCCCGGCTTCAATTCGTCGAGATGCTTGAGCACCGTGATGATGTCGTCCTTGAGTGCCCTGGCGAGGTCGGCGGAAAAGCCTTCGCGGACCACGACGCGCAGCACCACGACGTCCTCGGCGCCCTCGGGCATGGTGTAGGCGGGCACCTGCCAGCCGTGCGCCCGCAGTGCCTGGGAGATGTCGAACTCGGTGTAGCCGGGATCGCCTTTGAGCCGGAACGCCACGACCGGGATGGCCGATCCGTCGGAGATGAGCTCGAAGTGCTCGCTGTCGCGCAGTTCGTCACCGAGCCACCGCGCGGTCTGTGACAGGCACTGCATGACCTGGGTGTAGCCGGCCCGGCCGAGCCGCAGGAAGTTGTAGTACTGGCCCACCACCTGGTTGCCGGGCCGCGAGAAGTTCAGCGTGAAAGTCGGCATGTCGCCACCCAGGTAGTTCACGCGGAACACCAGTTCCTCGGGCAGGTGATCCTTGTTGCGCCACACCACGAATCCGACGCCGGGATAGGTCAGTCCGTACTTGTGGCCGCTGACGTTGATCGACACCACGCGGGGCAGCCGGAAGTCCCACACCAGATCGGGATGGATGAACGGCACGACGAATCCGCCACTGGCCCCGTCGACATGCACCGGCACGTCCACACCGCCGCCCGCGGCGAGTTTGTCGAGGGCCTCACAGATCTCGGCGACCGGTTCGAGCTCACCGGTGTAGGTGGTGCCGAGGATCGCGACCACGCCGATGGTGTCCTCGTCGACCGCGTCGAGGACCTGCTCGGGAGTGATGACGTAGCGGCCCTCTGCCATCGGCAGGTAGCGCGGTTCGACGTCGAAATAGCGGCAGAACTTCTCCCACACCACCTGGACGTTGGCTCCCATCACCAGATTCGGTGTGCGCCCCTGCCATTCCCCGCCGTTTTCCTCGAGCTTCTGCCGCCAGCGCCACTTCATCGCCAACCCGGCCAGCATCACGGCCTCGCTCGACCCGATCGTCGACACCCCGACCGCGCTCGACGGGTCGTCGTCGCGCAGATCCTCGGCGTGGAACAGATCGGCGACCATCGACACGCAGCGGGCCTCGATCGCCGCGGTCGCCGGGTACTCGTCCTTGTCGATCATGTTCTTGTCGAACGTCTCGGCCATGAGCTTCTCGGCCTCGGGATCCATCCACGTCGTGACGAACGTCGCCAGGTTCAGCCGCGAACTGCCGTCGAGCATCAACTCGTCGTGGATGAACCGGTAGGCCGCAGCCGGATCCATCGCCTCGTCGGGCAGGCGCAGCGACGGCACGGGCGCCATCGCCAACCGCCCGGTGTACGCCGGCGCGACATGCGGACCGCGACTGTGCTTGTGCGACATGGAGTGTCCTTTCGAGGTGCTCACAGGGCCGCGATCGCGGCCCTGACATGTTCGAGGATGCGGGAAGCCGATGTGGGCACCGGACGTGGCCCGGCGTCGGCCGCGGACAGGTTCGCGGCCCGCGCGTGCACGAACGCAGCGGCCGCGGCGGCCGCGGGCGCGGGCAGGCCCGCGGCCAGCAGCGCGCCGATGATGCCCGACAGGACGTCACCGGAACCCGCCGTCGCGGCCCAGGACTGTCCGGCTGGGTTGAGGTACGTCGCCGCTCCGGGTGTCGCGATCACTGTGACGTTGCCTTTGAGCAGCAGCGTCACCCCCAACCGCTCAGCGATATCCCGGGCCGCGGCAACCCGGTCGGCCCCCGGCGGAGCACCGGCCAGCCGTTCGTACTCGCCGGCGTGGGGCGTGAGCACGGTTGGCGCACTGCGTCCGGCCACCGCCGCGGGATCGGCGGCCAGCAGGGTCAGGGCGTCGGCGTCGGCGATGACGGGTAGATCGGTCTCCAACGCGAACCGCAGCGCCGCCTTGGCGGTGTCGTCGGTGCCGAGACCCGGGCCGACCACCCACGCCTGCACGCGGCCCGCGTCCTGCGGGGTTGGGGCGGCGACCACCTCCGGCCAGTGCGCGAGCACCTGCTGCGCGGCGCTGCCGGCGTAGCGCACCATGCCCGACGTCGCGGCGACGGCCGCGCCGGTGCTGAGCACCGCGGCACCCGGGTAGGTCGCCGAACCGGACAGCACCCCGGTGACGCCTTGTGTGTACTTGTCGTCGTGCGGACCGGGCACCGGCCACAGTGCCCGCACGTCGTCGGCCTCGAAGGACGCGAGGTCGGTTGGCGCGAGGTCGAGGCCGATGTCCACCAGTTCGACGCGACCACATTTGCCCAGCGCGTGTACGGGCTTGAGCCCGCCGAACGTCACGGTGAGCGCCGCGTTCACGTGCGGGCCGTCGGTGGCGCCGGTCTGCACGTCGATGCCGCTGGGGATGTCGACGGCGACGACGGGCGCGCCGGTTCCTGCGAAGATCTCCGCCGCGGCGGGTCGCAGCGGTCCGCGTCCGGAGATGCCGACCACGCCGTCGATCACCAGATCGGTTGCCGGCCCGACGAACTGCACGATGTTCCCGCCGGAGCGCCGGAACGCCGCGAGCGCTTCGGCATGGGTGCGATCCGGGTTGAGCAGAACCGCGTCGGCGGCCACACCACGACGGCGCAGGAACGTCGCGGCCCACAACGCGTCGCCGCCGTTGTCGCCTGAGCCCACCACGGCGCACACGCGCCTGCCTGCGACGGCACCCGTGCGGGCACGCAGTTCCCGCAGTATCGCGGTGGCCAGGCCGTAGGCGGCGCGACGCATCAGGGCCCCGTCGGGCAGCGTTGCCAACAGCGGTGCCTCGGCTTCACGGATCGCGTCGGCGGAGTAGTAGTACCGCATCAGCCCCCATCCCGCTCGACGTGTCCGCGCGTCAACAGGTTACGTGCGTTCGCTCGCAGGGGGCAGGATTTGGTGGCGTCACCCGGCGATCCGCGCGATGATCGCCCCCGCCTCGCGTAACCGGTCCGGCGGTTGCGAGGCATAGCCGAGAACCAGACCGGGCGGTCCGGGTAGCCGCCGATGCCACGACAGCGGGTGCACCAGCACACCGGCGCGGCGCAGTTCATCAGCCAGGGCCACGTCATCGACGTCGGCGGGCAGGGTGGCCAACAGGTGCAGTCCCGCGGCGACTCCGCTCACCCTGGCGGCCGGTAGCGCGGTGGCAAGGGTTTCGAGCAACGCGTCCCGCCTGGCGCGGTGCCGGGCGCGGACCAGCCGGATGTGGCGGTCGTATTCGCCGGATTCCAACAGCCGTGCCAGCACGAGCTGAGGCACGGTCGGGCTGCCGAGATCCGTGGCGTGCTTGGCGGCCACGAGGTCGGGGTGCCGCCGCCGCGGCGCAACCAGCCAGCCCAGCCGCAACGCCGGCGCCAGGCTCTTGGAGGTGCTGCCCGCGTAGGCGATGCGCTCGGGCGCCGAAGGGTGCAGTGCCGGAACGGGGGCCCGGTCGTAGCGGTACTCGGCGTCGTAGTCGTCTTCGATCACCAGCTCGCCGTCCCAGGCGAGCAGTTCGCGGCGCCGCCGCGGGCCGAGCACGACGCCGGTCGGGAACTGGTGGGCCGGCGTGAGAAACACTGCGGCCGCGCCAGTTTCACCCAGCGACTGCACCTGGATACCCTCATCGTCGACGGGCACCGGCATTGCCCGCAGGCCCCAGTACTCGAGTTCGTCGACGGCACCGCGCGAGCCGGGATCCTCGACCGCGATGGCGTCGAGACCTTCGCGCCGCAATTGCTGAGCCAACAGCGCCACGGCCTGCGCCACCCCGGCGACCACGAGGATGTCATCGGGATCGACGCGCAGTCCGCGCGTGCGGCCGAGCCACGGCGCCAGTGCCGCCCGCAACCGGGGATGTCCACGCGGATCGCCGTAGCCGAGATCTTCCGGTGCGGTCTCCGAAAGCACCGCCCGTTCGGCTCGCAACCAGGTGCTGCGCGGAAACGCCGACAGATCGGGCACGCCGGGTGAGAGGTCGATGCCCTCGCCGGTGGGCAGCCGTGGCCGCGGGAGACGAGGCCGGTCGAGCGGCGCGGCGGTGCGGGCGCGTCGCGGTGGCCGGACCGGTCTCGCGAGCACGCGGGTGCCGCCGCCGGTTCGTCCGCTCACCAGGCCTTCATCGGCGAGCCGACGGTACGCCTCGACGACCACACCGCGCGACACCGCCAGCTCGTCGGCGAGGATGCGAGTGGCCGGCAGCCGGACACCGGGGGTCAGCCGGCCATCGGCAATCGCGCCGCGCAGGGCGTCCACGAGCCAGCTGGTGAGGCCACGCGCGGGCGCAGGCGCCGGGTCGAGCTGCAGAAAATCGGCCCCGCGTGCCATTTGGTCCATTAGAGAAGTCCAAACTTGGTGCTGTTTGGTGAACCATCCTGGCCCGACCATGGGTTCATGTCCAGCTCCATCCGCGCCGGCCTGTTCGGCGCACTCGGCATGACGTTCGTCGGCGGCAGCGTCGCGGTGTCCGGCGCGCTCGCCGAGGCGCCACTGCACACCGCCCAGGCGTTGCGCTACGCCGTCGCCTGCCTGCTGCTGCTCGGCTGGGTTCGCCTCACCGGCCACCCGCTACGCCGCCCGCGCGGCACCGAATGGCTGTGGCTGCTCGGCGTCACCATGAGTGGCCTGGTGCTGTTCAACGTCGCGCTCGTGCACGGGTCGCGGCATGCCGAGCCTGCCGTGCTGGCCGTGGCTGTCGCCTGCGTGCCGGTAGCACTGGCCACCATCGGCCCCTTGCTCGAAGGCCACCGCCCGCACACGCGAATTCTGGTCGCCGCCGTGGTGGTGAGCGTCGGCGCCGTGGTGGTCGAAGGTCTCGGCCGCGCCGATGCGATCGGGCTGGCGTGGGCCGCGGTGGTATTCGTGTGTGAGGCCGGTTTCACGCTGCTGGCCGTGCCGGTGCTGGCCTCGCACGGGCCGGCCGGGGTTTCGGTGCACACCACCTGGTTGGCGGCGGTGATGTTCGGCGTTCTCGCGCTGAGCACCGAGGGTTGGCGCGCGGCAACGCGTTTCGACGCCGGCGCGGTGCTGGCGATCGGCTACCTCGCCGTCGGCGTGACCGCGATCGCGTTCATCCTCTGGTACACGTGCGTGCGCAGGCTGGGCACCGGGCGGGCCGGCCTGCTGACGGGCGTGGCACCCGTCGCGGCCGCGGTCATCGGTATCCCGCTCACGGGGGCCATCCCCGGCGTGGCGGTGTGGTGCGGCGTGGGGTTGATCGCGTGCGGGTTGGCCGTGGGTCTGGGCGTCAACGCCCAACGTGAGCTTGTTGCTCGAATTCCGGCGGAAACTCGCACACAAGGCGACGTTCGCGGCAGGGTCGCTGTCACTC
This genomic window from Mycolicibacterium goodii contains:
- a CDS encoding AAA family ATPase, translated to MLLWINGPFGVGKTQTAFELHRRLSGSVVCDPEFVGYGLHRTMPRQLRRDFQDLPAWRQGVFEVLDSTLRQYDGPVIVPMTVIEPRYFTETVGRLRDVGHDVFHFALLARRETVLNRLSDRGLGFGGLLRRAGRQDAALRREAFAVERLDRGLESLARPEFADQIWTDDLGIPEVAERIAGIAGVSLAPNTDGAVRARLRRIAVTARHIRL
- a CDS encoding glutamate decarboxylase, producing MSHKHSRGPHVAPAYTGRLAMAPVPSLRLPDEAMDPAAAYRFIHDELMLDGSSRLNLATFVTTWMDPEAEKLMAETFDKNMIDKDEYPATAAIEARCVSMVADLFHAEDLRDDDPSSAVGVSTIGSSEAVMLAGLAMKWRWRQKLEENGGEWQGRTPNLVMGANVQVVWEKFCRYFDVEPRYLPMAEGRYVITPEQVLDAVDEDTIGVVAILGTTYTGELEPVAEICEALDKLAAGGGVDVPVHVDGASGGFVVPFIHPDLVWDFRLPRVVSINVSGHKYGLTYPGVGFVVWRNKDHLPEELVFRVNYLGGDMPTFTLNFSRPGNQVVGQYYNFLRLGRAGYTQVMQCLSQTARWLGDELRDSEHFELISDGSAIPVVAFRLKGDPGYTEFDISQALRAHGWQVPAYTMPEGAEDVVVLRVVVREGFSADLARALKDDIITVLKHLDELKPGGQFDEVQPFAH
- a CDS encoding NAD(P)H-hydrate dehydratase, whose amino-acid sequence is MRYYYSADAIREAEAPLLATLPDGALMRRAAYGLATAILRELRARTGAVAGRRVCAVVGSGDNGGDALWAATFLRRRGVAADAVLLNPDRTHAEALAAFRRSGGNIVQFVGPATDLVIDGVVGISGRGPLRPAAAEIFAGTGAPVVAVDIPSGIDVQTGATDGPHVNAALTVTFGGLKPVHALGKCGRVELVDIGLDLAPTDLASFEADDVRALWPVPGPHDDKYTQGVTGVLSGSATYPGAAVLSTGAAVAATSGMVRYAGSAAQQVLAHWPEVVAAPTPQDAGRVQAWVVGPGLGTDDTAKAALRFALETDLPVIADADALTLLAADPAAVAGRSAPTVLTPHAGEYERLAGAPPGADRVAAARDIAERLGVTLLLKGNVTVIATPGAATYLNPAGQSWAATAGSGDVLSGIIGALLAAGLPAPAAAAAAAFVHARAANLSAADAGPRPVPTSASRILEHVRAAIAAL
- a CDS encoding PLP-dependent aminotransferase family protein; the protein is MARGADFLQLDPAPAPARGLTSWLVDALRGAIADGRLTPGVRLPATRILADELAVSRGVVVEAYRRLADEGLVSGRTGGGTRVLARPVRPPRRARTAAPLDRPRLPRPRLPTGEGIDLSPGVPDLSAFPRSTWLRAERAVLSETAPEDLGYGDPRGHPRLRAALAPWLGRTRGLRVDPDDILVVAGVAQAVALLAQQLRREGLDAIAVEDPGSRGAVDELEYWGLRAMPVPVDDEGIQVQSLGETGAAAVFLTPAHQFPTGVVLGPRRRRELLAWDGELVIEDDYDAEYRYDRAPVPALHPSAPERIAYAGSTSKSLAPALRLGWLVAPRRRHPDLVAAKHATDLGSPTVPQLVLARLLESGEYDRHIRLVRARHRARRDALLETLATALPAARVSGVAAGLHLLATLPADVDDVALADELRRAGVLVHPLSWHRRLPGPPGLVLGYASQPPDRLREAGAIIARIAG
- a CDS encoding DMT family transporter codes for the protein MSSSIRAGLFGALGMTFVGGSVAVSGALAEAPLHTAQALRYAVACLLLLGWVRLTGHPLRRPRGTEWLWLLGVTMSGLVLFNVALVHGSRHAEPAVLAVAVACVPVALATIGPLLEGHRPHTRILVAAVVVSVGAVVVEGLGRADAIGLAWAAVVFVCEAGFTLLAVPVLASHGPAGVSVHTTWLAAVMFGVLALSTEGWRAATRFDAGAVLAIGYLAVGVTAIAFILWYTCVRRLGTGRAGLLTGVAPVAAAVIGIPLTGAIPGVAVWCGVGLIACGLAVGLGVNAQRELVARIPAETRTQGDVRGRVAVTRVNQAPIGCPRSRG